A region of Pseudomonas marginalis DNA encodes the following proteins:
- a CDS encoding aldehyde dehydrogenase (NADP(+)), which yields MTQFLGHNYIGGQRSANGSVKLHSVDASTGETLPQDFYQATPEEVDAAAKAAAAAYPAYRALSAARRAQFLDAIADELDGLSDNFIELVCRETALPAARIKGERGRTSGQMRLFATVLRRGDFYGARIDKALPDRQPLPRPDLRQYRIGLGPVAVFGASNFPLAFSTAGGDTAAALAAGCPVVFKAHSGHMATAEQVANAIIRAAEATEMPAGVFNMIFGGGVGEALVKHPAIQAVGFTGSLKGGRALCDMAAARPQPIPVFAEMSSINPVIVLPQALQARADAVARDLTASVVQGCGQFCTNPGLVIGIASPQFTAFTQQVAQLIGEQPAQTMLNAGTLSSYGKGLEKLLAHPGIQHLAGSTQAGNQAQPQLFKADVRLLIDGDEVLQEEVFGPTTVFVEVADQAQLSAALHGLHGQLTATIIGEPADFQQFAELTPLLEQKVGRILLNGYPTGVEVCDSMVHGGPYPATSDARGTSVGTLAIDRFLRPVCFQNYPDSLLPDALKNANPLRIQRLVDGTPSRDSL from the coding sequence ATGACCCAGTTCCTCGGCCACAACTACATCGGCGGCCAGCGCAGCGCCAACGGCAGCGTCAAGCTGCACAGCGTCGATGCCAGCACGGGCGAAACCTTGCCGCAGGATTTCTATCAGGCCACGCCGGAAGAAGTCGACGCCGCCGCCAAGGCCGCCGCCGCTGCGTATCCGGCGTACCGTGCGTTGAGTGCCGCGCGCCGTGCGCAGTTCCTGGACGCGATCGCCGACGAGCTGGATGGCCTGAGCGATAACTTCATCGAGCTGGTCTGCCGCGAAACCGCGCTGCCTGCCGCCCGTATCAAAGGCGAGCGTGGGCGTACCAGTGGCCAGATGCGCCTGTTCGCCACGGTGCTGCGTCGCGGTGATTTCTACGGCGCACGCATCGACAAGGCGTTACCCGATCGCCAGCCGCTGCCACGCCCGGACCTGCGCCAATACCGCATTGGCCTGGGCCCGGTGGCCGTGTTTGGCGCGAGCAACTTCCCCCTGGCGTTTTCCACGGCCGGTGGTGATACCGCTGCGGCGCTGGCGGCGGGCTGCCCCGTGGTGTTCAAGGCCCACAGCGGGCATATGGCCACGGCTGAACAGGTGGCCAATGCCATCATCCGTGCGGCTGAAGCCACCGAGATGCCTGCCGGTGTGTTCAATATGATCTTCGGCGGCGGCGTCGGTGAGGCGCTGGTCAAGCACCCGGCGATCCAGGCAGTGGGCTTTACCGGCTCGCTCAAGGGCGGTCGCGCCTTGTGCGATATGGCCGCGGCACGCCCGCAGCCGATCCCGGTGTTTGCCGAGATGTCGAGCATCAACCCGGTGATCGTCCTACCCCAGGCCCTGCAAGCGCGGGCGGATGCTGTCGCTCGGGATCTGACCGCGTCGGTGGTGCAAGGCTGCGGCCAGTTCTGCACCAACCCTGGCCTGGTGATCGGTATCGCTTCGCCGCAGTTCACCGCGTTTACCCAACAGGTCGCCCAACTGATCGGTGAGCAACCGGCGCAAACCATGCTCAATGCCGGCACCCTGAGCAGCTACGGCAAAGGCCTGGAAAAACTCCTGGCGCACCCTGGCATTCAGCATTTGGCCGGTAGCACCCAGGCGGGCAATCAGGCGCAACCGCAGCTGTTCAAGGCCGATGTGCGCTTGCTGATCGATGGCGATGAAGTGCTGCAGGAAGAAGTCTTCGGCCCTACCACGGTGTTTGTCGAAGTTGCTGATCAAGCCCAACTCAGCGCTGCCTTGCACGGCCTGCACGGCCAGCTCACGGCGACGATCATTGGCGAACCGGCAGACTTTCAACAGTTCGCCGAACTCACGCCGCTGCTGGAACAGAAAGTCGGGCGCATCCTGCTCAACGGCTACCCGACCGGCGTCGAAGTCTGCGATTCGATGGTGCACGGCGGCCCGTATCCGGCGACGTCGGATGCCCGTGGCACCTCGGTCGGCACCTTGGCCATCGACCGTTTCCTGCGTCCGGTGTGCTTCCAGAACTACCCGGATAGCCTGCTGCCTGACGCGTTGAAAAACGCCAACCCGTTGCGCATCCAGCGCCTGGTGGATGGCACGCCATCCCGCGACTCGCTGTAA
- a CDS encoding SMP-30/gluconolactonase/LRE family protein, with protein sequence MSCTAVTEHRAQLGEGPFWDVPTQALYWVNIAGKQALRLMDGQLQIWQLPEHVSAFIPCERGDALVTLSSGVYRLDLATEALTLLCVADPQPGNRGNEARCDALGRLWLGTMQNNIGEHGEDLPITRRSGGLFRIDADAQVTPLLHGLGIPNTLLWSEDGRQVHFGDSLDATLYQYSIQADGQLEPAQVWFGPHERGGPDGSAMDSQGYIWNARWDGSCLLRLTPEGEVDRIIELPVSRPTSCVFGGPNLTTLYITSAASPLDHPLDGAVLAIEVDVPGMPCHRFAG encoded by the coding sequence ATGTCGTGTACCGCTGTCACTGAGCACCGTGCGCAACTGGGGGAAGGCCCGTTCTGGGACGTGCCGACCCAGGCGCTGTACTGGGTCAATATCGCCGGCAAACAGGCCCTGCGCCTGATGGACGGGCAGTTGCAGATCTGGCAGTTGCCCGAGCACGTTTCGGCGTTTATCCCGTGCGAACGCGGTGATGCGCTGGTGACCCTGAGCAGCGGTGTCTACCGTCTGGACCTGGCCACCGAAGCCCTGACCCTGTTGTGCGTGGCCGACCCGCAACCGGGCAACCGTGGCAATGAAGCGCGCTGCGATGCCCTGGGCCGCCTGTGGCTGGGCACGATGCAGAACAACATCGGCGAACACGGCGAAGACTTGCCGATCACGCGGCGCTCCGGCGGCCTGTTTCGCATCGATGCGGATGCGCAGGTCACGCCGTTGCTTCACGGCCTGGGCATTCCCAACACCTTACTGTGGAGCGAGGACGGCCGCCAGGTGCATTTCGGCGACAGCCTGGACGCCACGCTCTACCAGTATTCGATTCAGGCCGACGGCCAACTCGAGCCGGCACAGGTGTGGTTCGGCCCCCATGAGCGTGGCGGGCCGGACGGCTCGGCCATGGACAGTCAAGGCTACATCTGGAACGCCCGTTGGGACGGCAGTTGCCTGCTGCGCCTGACGCCCGAGGGGGAGGTGGACCGCATTATCGAGTTGCCCGTGAGTCGCCCCACCAGTTGCGTATTCGGTGGCCCCAACCTCACCACTTTGTATATCACCAGCGCCGCCAGCCCATTGGATCACCCTCTGGACGGTGCGGTGCTGGCCATCGAAGTCGATGTACCCGGCATGCCTTGCCATCGCTTTGCCGGTTAG
- a CDS encoding substrate-binding domain-containing protein, which translates to MNHRRRGIRSLCCAAVAVSAMSLSGLLLAAEEVKIGFLVKQAEEPWFQTEWAFAEKAGKEHGFTVIKIAVPDGEKTLSAIDSLAANGAKGFVICPPDVSLGPAIVAKAKANGLKVIAVDDRFVDAKGNFMEDVPYLGMAAFEVGQKQGAAMAAEAKKRGWDWKDTYAVINTFNELDTGKKRTDGSIKSLEEAGIPKDHILTAALKTLDVPGSMDATNSALVKLPSGAKNLIIGGMNDNTVLGGVRATESAGFAAANVIGIGINGTDAIGELKKANSGFFGSMLPSPHIEGYNTALMMYEWVTKGTEPPKYTAMDEVTLITRANFQEELTKIGLWK; encoded by the coding sequence ATGAATCATCGTCGTCGTGGTATCCGTTCCCTGTGCTGCGCCGCTGTGGCGGTCTCGGCCATGAGCTTGAGCGGGCTGTTGCTGGCCGCTGAAGAAGTGAAAATCGGCTTCCTGGTCAAACAGGCCGAGGAACCGTGGTTCCAGACCGAATGGGCCTTTGCCGAAAAAGCCGGCAAGGAACATGGCTTTACCGTGATCAAGATCGCCGTGCCCGATGGCGAGAAAACCCTCTCGGCCATCGACAGCCTGGCCGCCAACGGCGCCAAGGGCTTTGTGATCTGCCCGCCGGATGTGTCCCTGGGCCCGGCCATCGTCGCCAAGGCCAAGGCCAACGGCCTGAAAGTGATTGCCGTGGATGATCGCTTTGTCGACGCCAAGGGCAACTTCATGGAAGACGTGCCGTACCTGGGCATGGCCGCGTTTGAAGTGGGCCAGAAACAAGGCGCGGCCATGGCTGCCGAGGCGAAAAAACGCGGTTGGGACTGGAAGGACACCTACGCGGTGATCAACACCTTCAATGAACTCGACACCGGCAAAAAACGCACCGACGGCTCGATCAAATCCCTGGAAGAAGCCGGCATTCCCAAGGACCACATCCTCACCGCCGCGCTGAAAACCCTCGACGTCCCCGGCAGCATGGACGCCACCAACTCGGCCCTGGTCAAGCTGCCCAGCGGCGCGAAAAACCTGATCATCGGCGGCATGAACGACAACACCGTGCTCGGCGGCGTGCGCGCCACTGAAAGCGCCGGTTTCGCCGCGGCCAATGTGATCGGCATCGGCATCAATGGCACCGACGCCATCGGCGAATTGAAGAAGGCCAACAGCGGCTTCTTCGGCTCCATGCTGCCAAGCCCGCACATCGAAGGCTACAACACCGCGCTGATGATGTACGAGTGGGTCACCAAGGGCACCGAACCGCCGAAGTACACGGCCATGGATGAAGTGACCCTGATCACCCGCGCCAACTTCCAGGAAGAACTGACCAAGATCGGGCTGTGGAAATGA